Proteins encoded by one window of Chryseobacterium aquaeductus:
- a CDS encoding DUF4838 domain-containing protein yields MKKLGFLLIITFFCCEVYSQSLTLANAGNSNYKILIPTDPDQNEVLAASKFQNYFKTITGVQLPIQNKENLQQEKFAILIANSRRFKNIKSIQHDGVVIKTEGSNLLICGGENRGVLYSVYTFFEKYLDCKFFALDEIKTPKKSKVEISQIDYQYSPYFSFRSYYSLENEEKEYADFNKQNYFFENRLYPAHSLAWLLPASKYFESNPEFFALIDGKRNPTQICFSSDGALKELIKILRLEMSLTPNQVWSVSHLDSPNYCHCNLCENKYKSGNGFCETLIPFVNKVARAFPEKTISTLAYNQSIFPSKLEKPEKNVEIMFCLTNLDRRYSITLDKSKGAEKLLKALQSWKKQTSDIFIWDYSVNYFHSLSPFPNIYTFPQNIKFFKDFGIKEVFMQGIGPQKGEFSELKSYIASKLLWNPNLDFNKLLDEFLINYYGNGWEEMKKYILTIDAESKKYQSPLNEYSNPTLYKNGFLSQNNILNYKKIIESTLSKVQKDGKFYNRINKEILTLEYAELEIQSLYDKNKDFNTKNDFVKKLNNFKLETQKNNIKNLKNGEFTVDEFINQKEK; encoded by the coding sequence TTGAAAAAATTAGGGTTCTTATTAATAATCACTTTTTTCTGCTGCGAAGTATATTCGCAGTCTTTAACGTTGGCAAATGCTGGAAATTCTAATTACAAAATATTGATTCCCACAGATCCTGATCAAAATGAAGTTTTAGCTGCTTCAAAATTTCAAAATTATTTCAAAACCATCACGGGAGTTCAATTGCCTATTCAAAATAAAGAAAATCTACAGCAAGAAAAATTTGCAATTTTAATAGCAAACTCCAGAAGGTTCAAGAATATAAAAAGCATTCAGCATGACGGCGTAGTTATTAAAACAGAAGGTAGCAATCTCTTAATTTGCGGTGGTGAAAACAGAGGAGTTTTATATAGTGTATATACATTTTTCGAAAAGTATCTAGACTGTAAATTTTTTGCATTAGATGAAATTAAAACTCCAAAGAAAAGTAAAGTTGAAATTTCTCAAATTGATTATCAATACTCACCCTATTTTAGTTTTCGATCATATTATTCTTTAGAAAACGAAGAAAAAGAGTATGCCGATTTTAATAAACAAAATTATTTTTTTGAAAATCGTCTTTATCCAGCCCATTCATTAGCATGGCTTTTACCCGCAAGTAAGTATTTTGAAAGTAATCCAGAATTTTTCGCTCTTATTGATGGAAAAAGAAATCCAACTCAAATTTGTTTTAGTAGTGATGGAGCATTAAAAGAATTAATAAAAATATTAAGATTAGAAATGTCCTTAACCCCAAATCAAGTTTGGTCTGTTAGTCACTTAGATTCACCGAATTACTGTCATTGCAATTTATGTGAAAATAAATATAAATCAGGAAATGGTTTTTGTGAAACATTAATTCCTTTTGTAAATAAAGTTGCAAGAGCATTTCCAGAAAAAACGATTAGTACTTTAGCATACAATCAATCAATATTTCCATCAAAATTAGAAAAACCAGAGAAAAATGTTGAAATTATGTTTTGTTTAACTAATTTGGATAGAAGGTATAGTATTACATTAGATAAAAGTAAAGGAGCAGAAAAACTTCTGAAAGCATTACAATCTTGGAAAAAGCAAACTAGTGATATTTTTATTTGGGATTATTCGGTTAATTATTTTCATTCACTGTCGCCATTTCCTAATATTTATACTTTTCCACAAAATATAAAATTTTTTAAAGATTTTGGTATAAAAGAAGTTTTTATGCAAGGGATTGGACCGCAAAAAGGTGAATTCTCTGAGCTTAAATCTTATATTGCCTCTAAACTTCTTTGGAATCCCAATTTAGATTTTAATAAATTGCTAGATGAATTTTTAATAAACTACTATGGAAACGGTTGGGAAGAGATGAAAAAATATATTCTGACAATTGATGCAGAATCAAAAAAATATCAATCTCCTTTAAATGAATATTCGAATCCAACTTTATATAAAAATGGATTTTTAAGCCAAAATAATATTTTAAATTATAAAAAAATTATAGAATCAACGCTTTCAAAAGTACAAAAAGATGGGAAATTCTATAATAGAATTAATAAAGAAATATTAACATTGGAATACGCTGAATTAGAAATACAAAGCCTTTATGATAAAAACAAGGATTTTAATACTAAAAATGATTTTGTTAAAAAATTAAATAATTTTAAGTTAGAAACTCAAAAAAATAATATAAAAAATCTTAAAAATGGGGAGTTTACTGTTGACGAATTTATTAATCAGAAAGAGAAATAA